The following are encoded together in the Oncorhynchus masou masou isolate Uvic2021 chromosome 5, UVic_Omas_1.1, whole genome shotgun sequence genome:
- the LOC135528644 gene encoding uncharacterized protein LOC135528644, protein MSLLWQCGIVLAVVVAAASAANEDFNVDCEKHSIKVTWKVSPELVEHAARLFLGHCVPSTFSVLPTGEGMATFHYNLNGCAIKKRVTGKKHIYSTSLTYRPNRKPKPAAISHHIKCVYISPEGWIPPFLIPAYGSAEGHGGLVFHMALLNEDLTGLAKSSLFPLGSFIPIWAAVDQKDHQPLLLLLEECVAATTPELQSASLVYPIITNKGCLADGKTGNSRFLPRYHSSAILLYLQSFKFALGEEVSGPQVLCMTGLFSYCSS, encoded by the exons ATGTCTCTCCTTTGGCAATGTGGAATTGTTTTGGCTGTCGTCGTAGCAGCAGCAAGCGCTGCCAATGAAG ATTTTAATGTGGATTGTGAGAAACACTCCATTAAAGTGACATGGAAGGTCAGTCCAGAGTTGGTTGAACATGCTGCCCGTCttttccttggacactgtgttccgTCCACATTTTCTGTTCTTCCCACGGGAGAAGGGATGGCGACATTCCACTACAACCTCAATGGCTGTGCCATCAAGAAACGG GTGACTGGCAAAAAACACATCTATTCAACCAGCCTGACTTACAGACCTAACCGAAAGCCCAAACCTGCTGCTATTAGTCACCATATAAAGTGTGTTTACATAAG CCCTGAGGGATGGATTCCCCCATTCCTTATCCCTGCCTATGGTAGTGCTGAGGGTCATGGAGGATTGGTTTTCCACATGGCACTCCTCAATG AAGACCTTACTGGTCTGGCTAAGAGCAGCCTGTTTCCCCTGGGCTCTTTCATCCCCATCTGGGCAGCAGTGGATCAGAAGGACCATCAGCCCTTGCTGCTGCTCTTGGAGGAGTGTGTGGCGGCCACAACACCAGAACTGCAGTCTGCGAGCCTGGTGTACCCCATCATCACCAACAAGGG TTGCCTTGCAGATGGGAAGACTGGGAACTCCAGGTTCCTGCCTAGGTACCACTCGTCTGCTATTCTGCTTTACCTGCAGTCCTTCAAGTTTGCCTTAGGCGAGGAAGTGAGTGGACCACAAGTTCTCTGTATGACTGGGTTGTTTTCATACTGTAGCTCTTGA